The Streptomyces aurantiacus genome includes a region encoding these proteins:
- the recF gene encoding DNA replication/repair protein RecF (All proteins in this family for which functions are known are DNA-binding proteins that assist the filamentation of RecA onto DNA for the initiation of recombination or recombinational repair.), whose product MHVTHLSLADFRSYALVEVPLDPGVTAFVGPNGQGKTNLVEAVGYLATLGSHRVSSDAPLVRMGADRAIIRANVKQGERQQLVELELNPGKANRARINRSSQVRPRDVLGIVRTVLFAPEDLALVKGDPGERRRFLDELITARSPRMAGVRSDYDRVLRQRNTLLKSAALARRHGGRTMDLSTLDVWDQHLARVGAELLAQRLDLVATIQPLADKAYEQLAPGGGPVTLEYKPSSPGITGHAREELYEELMAALAETRKQEIERGVTLVGPHRDELLLKLGQLPAKGYASHGESWSYALALRLASYDLLRAEGNEPVLVLDDVFAELDTRRRERLAELVAPGEQVLVTAAVDDDVPDVLTGTRFVVSEGAVERV is encoded by the coding sequence ATGCACGTCACGCATCTGTCGCTGGCCGACTTCCGCTCGTACGCCCTGGTCGAGGTCCCGCTCGACCCGGGCGTCACCGCGTTCGTGGGGCCCAACGGCCAGGGCAAGACCAACCTTGTCGAGGCGGTCGGCTATCTGGCCACGCTCGGCAGCCACCGCGTCTCGTCCGACGCACCTCTCGTGCGGATGGGCGCCGACCGCGCGATCATCCGGGCCAACGTGAAGCAGGGCGAACGCCAACAGCTCGTCGAGCTGGAGCTGAACCCCGGCAAGGCCAACCGCGCCCGCATCAACAGGTCCTCGCAGGTCAGGCCCCGTGACGTGCTCGGGATCGTACGGACCGTGCTGTTCGCCCCCGAGGACCTCGCGCTGGTCAAGGGCGACCCCGGGGAGCGCCGCCGCTTCCTCGACGAGCTGATCACCGCGCGCTCCCCGCGCATGGCGGGCGTGCGCTCGGACTACGACCGTGTCCTGAGGCAGCGCAACACGCTCCTGAAGTCGGCCGCGCTCGCCCGCCGCCACGGCGGCCGCACGATGGACCTGTCCACACTCGACGTGTGGGACCAGCACCTCGCCCGCGTCGGCGCCGAGCTGCTCGCACAGCGACTCGACCTCGTCGCCACGATCCAGCCGCTGGCCGACAAGGCGTACGAGCAGCTGGCGCCGGGCGGCGGGCCGGTGACCCTCGAGTACAAGCCCTCCTCGCCCGGGATCACCGGTCACGCGCGCGAGGAGCTGTACGAAGAGCTGATGGCGGCCCTGGCGGAGACCCGCAAGCAGGAGATCGAGCGGGGCGTCACGCTCGTGGGCCCCCACAGGGACGAACTGCTGCTCAAACTCGGCCAGCTGCCCGCGAAGGGATACGCGTCCCACGGCGAGTCCTGGTCGTACGCGCTGGCCCTGCGCCTGGCCTCCTACGACCTGCTGCGGGCCGAGGGCAACGAGCCGGTGCTGGTCCTCGACGACGTGTTCGCCGAGCTGGACACCCGCCGCCGCGAGCGCCTCGCCGAGCTGGTCGCACCGGGCGAGCAGGTGCTGGTGACGGCCGCGGTCGACGACGACGTACCGGACGTACTCACGGGGACGCGGTTCGTCGTGTCCGAGGGCGCGGTGGAACGCGTATGA
- the gnd gene encoding phosphogluconate dehydrogenase (NAD(+)-dependent, decarboxylating) codes for MELGLVGLGKMGGNMRERIRRAGHTVIGYDRNPDLADVSSLTELVGKLKGPRVVWVMVPAGAATQSTIDELAELLEPGDVVVDGGNSRWTDDEKHAGELAAKGIGFVDAGVSGGVWGLENGYALMVGGDAEHIARVQPVFDALKPEGEAGFVHAGKVGAGHFSKMVHNGIEYAMMQAYAEGWELLQAVDSVTDVREVFRSWQEGTVIRSWLLDLAVNALDEDEHLEKLRGYAQDSGEGRWTVEAAIDNAVPLPAITASLFARFASRQDDSPQMKMVAALRNQFGGHAVEKK; via the coding sequence ATGGAGCTCGGTCTCGTCGGCCTCGGCAAGATGGGCGGCAACATGCGCGAGCGCATTCGCCGCGCAGGCCACACCGTCATCGGATACGACCGCAACCCGGACCTCGCCGACGTCAGCAGCCTCACCGAACTGGTGGGCAAACTCAAGGGGCCGCGGGTGGTGTGGGTGATGGTTCCGGCGGGTGCCGCGACCCAGTCCACCATCGATGAGCTGGCCGAGCTCCTGGAGCCCGGTGACGTGGTCGTGGACGGCGGGAACTCCCGCTGGACGGACGACGAGAAGCACGCCGGGGAACTGGCGGCGAAGGGCATCGGCTTCGTGGACGCGGGCGTCTCGGGCGGTGTGTGGGGCCTGGAGAACGGCTACGCCCTGATGGTCGGCGGCGACGCCGAACACATCGCCCGGGTCCAGCCCGTCTTCGACGCCCTCAAGCCGGAGGGCGAGGCGGGGTTCGTCCACGCGGGCAAGGTGGGCGCCGGCCACTTCTCCAAGATGGTCCACAACGGCATCGAGTACGCGATGATGCAGGCCTACGCCGAGGGCTGGGAGCTCCTGCAGGCCGTCGACTCCGTCACCGATGTGCGTGAGGTCTTCCGCTCCTGGCAGGAGGGCACCGTCATCCGTTCCTGGCTGCTCGACCTCGCGGTCAACGCCCTGGACGAGGACGAACACCTGGAGAAGCTGCGCGGGTACGCGCAGGACTCCGGCGAGGGCCGCTGGACGGTCGAGGCGGCCATCGACAACGCCGTGCCGCTGCCCGCGATCACCGCCTCGCTCTTCGCACGGTTCGCGTCCCGCCAGGACGACTCACCGCAGATGAAGATGGTCGCGGCCCTGCGCAACCAGTTCGGCGGCCACGCGGTCGAGAAGAAGTAG
- a CDS encoding DUF721 domain-containing protein, which produces MSENTPEPKDTPEPSGVDLARVALRAAKEQARARGDAAREKKQARRGGLRSGAHADGRDPMALGSAINRLITERGWETPAAVGGVMGRWPQIVGDDLAKHCVPEKYDEDERVLIVRCDSTAWATNLRLLAPQLVARLNEDLGHGTVRLIKVLGPGGPAHRFGPLRAPGSTGPGDTYG; this is translated from the coding sequence ATGAGCGAGAACACACCTGAACCGAAAGACACCCCCGAGCCCTCCGGCGTGGACCTCGCGCGCGTGGCGCTGCGGGCGGCCAAGGAGCAGGCACGCGCGCGTGGGGACGCGGCACGGGAGAAGAAGCAGGCGCGCCGTGGAGGCCTGCGCTCCGGCGCGCACGCCGACGGGCGGGACCCGATGGCGCTCGGCTCCGCCATCAACCGGCTCATCACCGAGCGCGGCTGGGAGACACCGGCCGCGGTCGGCGGGGTCATGGGCCGCTGGCCGCAGATCGTCGGGGACGACCTGGCCAAGCACTGCGTGCCGGAGAAGTACGACGAGGACGAGCGCGTACTGATCGTGCGGTGCGACTCGACCGCCTGGGCGACCAACCTGCGGCTGCTGGCTCCGCAGCTGGTCGCGCGACTGAACGAGGACCTCGGGCACGGCACGGTGAGGCTGATCAAGGTGCTCGGCCCCGGGGGCCCCGCCCACCGCTTCGGCCCCTTGCGCGCCCCCGGCAGCACAGGTCCCGGCGACACCTACGGTTGA
- the dnaN gene encoding DNA polymerase III subunit beta has product MKIRVERDVLAEAVAWAARSLPARPPAPVLAGLLLKAEEGALSLSSFDYEVSARVSVDAEIDEEGTVLVSGRLLADICRALPNRPVEISTDGVRATVVCGSSRFTLHTLPVEEYPALPQMPSATGTVPGEVFASAAAQVAIAAGRDDTLPVLTGVRIEIEGDTVTLASTDRYRFAVREFLWKPENPEASAVALVPAKTLLDTAKALTSGDSVILALSGSGAGEGLIGFEGAGRRTTTRLLEGDLPKYRSLFPTEFNSITVIETAPFVEAVKRVALVAERNTPVRLSFEQGVLILEAGSSDDAQAVERVDAQLEGDDVSIAFNPTFLLDGLSAIDSPVAQLSFTTSTKPALLSGKPALDAEADEAYKYLIMPVRLSG; this is encoded by the coding sequence GTGAAGATCCGGGTGGAACGCGACGTACTCGCGGAGGCAGTGGCCTGGGCGGCACGCAGCCTCCCGGCCCGTCCGCCGGCGCCTGTGCTCGCCGGCCTCCTTCTGAAGGCCGAGGAGGGCGCGCTGAGCCTCTCCAGCTTCGACTACGAGGTCTCGGCCCGGGTCTCCGTGGATGCCGAGATCGACGAGGAAGGCACGGTGCTCGTCTCCGGCCGCCTGCTCGCCGACATCTGCCGCGCTCTCCCCAACCGGCCGGTGGAGATTTCCACAGACGGTGTACGGGCGACCGTGGTCTGCGGCTCCTCGCGGTTCACACTCCACACACTGCCTGTGGAGGAATACCCGGCGCTGCCGCAGATGCCGTCCGCGACCGGCACCGTCCCCGGTGAGGTGTTCGCCTCCGCCGCCGCCCAGGTCGCCATCGCCGCGGGCCGCGACGACACGCTGCCCGTCCTCACCGGCGTGCGCATCGAGATCGAGGGCGACACGGTCACGCTGGCGTCCACCGACCGCTACCGCTTCGCGGTCCGTGAGTTCCTGTGGAAGCCGGAGAACCCGGAGGCGTCCGCGGTCGCCCTGGTGCCCGCCAAGACGCTCCTGGACACCGCCAAGGCCCTCACGAGCGGCGACAGCGTCATCCTGGCGCTGTCCGGCTCCGGAGCGGGCGAGGGCCTGATCGGTTTCGAGGGCGCGGGGAGGCGGACGACCACGCGTCTGCTGGAGGGTGACCTCCCGAAGTACCGCTCGCTGTTCCCGACGGAGTTCAACTCGATCACCGTCATCGAGACCGCCCCCTTCGTGGAGGCCGTCAAGCGTGTGGCCCTGGTCGCCGAGCGGAACACCCCGGTGCGGCTGAGCTTCGAGCAGGGCGTGCTGATCCTGGAGGCAGGTTCCAGCGACGACGCACAGGCTGTGGAGAGGGTCGACGCGCAGCTGGAGGGTGACGACGTCTCGATCGCCTTCAACCCGACGTTCCTGCTCGACGGACTGAGCGCCATCGACTCCCCGGTCGCGCAGCTCTCCTTCACGACGTCCACCAAGCCGGCGCTCCTCAGTGGCAAGCCCGCTCTGGACGCCGAGGCGGACGAGGCCTACAAGTACCTGATCATGCCGGTGCGGCTCAGCGGCTGA